The following coding sequences are from one Dermacentor silvarum isolate Dsil-2018 chromosome 4, BIME_Dsil_1.4, whole genome shotgun sequence window:
- the LOC125944979 gene encoding uncharacterized protein LOC125944979 produces the protein MQVIKSWMNAWAEKSGTLTELQNGFRQNRRVEDNLFVLMQCIEIARKESRGLLACFLDVAKAYDSVPHNLLLSRMDDLGMPPVWIDLLRRLYTGNTIETHFGETRARPVEVKRGLKQSCPLSPLLTPTSWTIPGLVFADDLVLLAENEAQLQQLVETSAKHLGSLGLAFNSRKSAVVQFSGDRENPAMVLPDGERLPAAEEYRYLGVVLSASDGVNAEHEAHLRQSAQRASRILRRQCLWGCSRYLMVRELWKSVHVPGLTFANSTICLTTPTRDWLERGQREVGRLALGCHGRVAVEAIQGDVGWSSFEAREAKSKIAFECRLRNMDDGRWARRVFRYVYLKGIQTQWRARVQFLRRKYGLLNYSETGGARCETAKGVQDHVRETERELWKSAMASKTTLRLYCDNKGTITPEPIYDNSGGSALLFEARAGALRTLDYRSRFDCAPEVQAAVCRVCGSERETAEHLVLNCAKLSPTPKDGTTMPQAL, from the exons ATGCAGGTCATCAAAAGCTGGATGAACGCGTGGGCGGAGAAGAGCGGGACACTCACGGAGCTGCAAAATGGCTTTCGGCAGAACCGGCGGGTTGAGGACAACCTATTTGTGCTCATGCAGTGCATTGAGATTGCGCGCAAGGAATCGCGAGGTTTACTCGCCTGTTTCCTGGACgtagccaaagcctacgacagcGTGCCGCATAACCTCCTCCTATCTCGCATGGATGACCTCGGCATGCCGCCCGTGTGGATCGACCTACTTCGCCGACTCTACACTGGCAACACCATTGAAACCCACTTTGGGGAGACGCGCGCGCGACCAGTGGAGGTAAAGAGAGGCCTGAAGCAAAGCTGTCCCCTCTCCCCATTGCT CACCCCAACATCTTGGACGATTCCTGGCCTTGTTTTTGCGGACGACCTTGTGCTACTGGCCGAAAATGAAGCCCAACTGCAGCAGCTGGTTGAAACATCAGCCAAACACCTTGGCTCCTTGGGCCTAGCCTTCAATTCGAGGAAGTCGGCGGTAGTACAGTTCTCTGGGGACCGGGAAAATCCGGCTATGGTGCTCCCAGATGGCGAGAGGCTCCCGGCAGCGGAAGAGTACCGCTATCTTGGTGTAGTGCTTAGTGCCTCAGATGGTGTCAACGCGGAACACGAGGCGCACCTGAGACAATCGGCACAGCGGGCCAGTCGCATACTGCGCCGACAATGCCTGTGGGGCTGTAGCCGATATCTCATGGTGCGCGAGCTGTGGAAGTCAGTGCATGTGCCTGGACTGACCTTCGCGAACTCAACCATATGCCTGACGACACCAACCCGTGATTGGCTAGAACGTGGGCAGCGAGAGGTAGGCCGCCTGGCGCTGGGCTGCCATGGCCGAGTTGCCGTAGAGGCCATCCAGGGCGATGTCGGCTGGTCCTCCTTCGAGGCTCGAGAGGCCAAGAGCAAAATTGCGTTTGAGTGCCGTCTGCGCAACATGGATGACGGCAGGTGGGCGCGCAGGGTGTTTCGGTACGTCTACCTTAAAGGCATCCAGACACAATGGAGGGCGCGTGTCCAGTTCCTGAGGCGAAAATATGGCCTCTTGAACTATTCGGAAACCGGAGGAGCCAGGTGTGAGACGGCTAAAGGAGTTCAGGACCATGTGCGTGAGACAGAGCGAGAGCTGTGGAAATCGGCTATGGCCTCGAAGACGACGCTCCGCCTGTACTGCGACAACAAGGGGACCATCACACCGGAGCCGATCTACGACAACAGTGGTGGCAGCGCCCTCCTATTCGAGGCGCGTGCGGGCGCACTCCGAACTCTTGACTACCGCAGCCGGTTTGACTGCGCCCCCGAGGTGCAGGCCGCTGTGTGCagggtatgcggtagcgagcggGAGACGGCGGAGCATCTGGTCCTTAACTGTGCGAAGTTGTCTCCCACCCCAAAAGACGGCACCACCATGCCGCAGGCCCTCTGA
- the LOC119450281 gene encoding zinc finger CCHC domain-containing protein 10-like, with amino-acid sequence MPLKKKVENLSGVRCQKCLELGHWTYQCTGKRKYVHRDSRTTMLKNNVKKQLLASTVQLKKPVQPTRRSSEKSSSGSDGESHSGDESDSSSSSSSSNSSSSSSNSSSSSSSSSSSGSSSSSSSSSSSSSTSSSSSSTSKKPLPKRSKVK; translated from the exons ATGCCGTTGAAGAAGAAAGT AGAAAACCTGTCCGGTGTGCGCTGTCAGAAGTGCCTCGAACTCGGCCATTGGACTTATCAGTGCACTGGAAAGCGCAAATATGTTCACAGAGATTCTAGGACGACAATGCTCAAAAACAACGTGAAGAAACAACTCCTAGCAAGCACAGTGCAACT GAAGAAACCTGTACAGCCCACCAGGCGAAGTTCCGAAAAGTCTTCCAGTGGCTCAGATGGAGAGTCTCACAGTGGAGACGAGTCAGATTCTAGCAGCAGCTCATCCAGCAGCAACAGCTCATCTagtagcagcaacagcagcagcagtagttcCAGTTCCAGCAGTAGTGGCAGCtccagtagcagcagcagcagtagtagtagcagtagcacaTCCTCCTCGTCAAGCTCTACCTCAAAAAAGCCACTACCAAAGCGAAGTAAAGTCAAATGA